The Flammeovirga yaeyamensis genome segment TTTTCTTTTTTTTATGCAATTGCTACTTTTTTCTCTTCATTCCAATGTAACGTCTTTTCATCAAATAGCCGGGACAAGGTCTTCCCAAAATAATCTAAGTTGATAGGTGCTACTTCAGATTCCAATTCGTGTACCGACATCGGCTGATCCTTTAATACCTTCAATATTTCAGCTTTATAATTATCCGGTACTTCTTGATACGATTTCTTTTTCTTTTGTTCTATACAGACATCGCATACCCCACAATTTTCTCCATCAAAATCACCAAAATATTCTCTGAGCATAATACTTCTACATCTCGTCTTATTTTGGATGAAGTGTATCATTGATTTTGCTCTTTTATAATCTTGTTGTTTTCTGAAGGCCAATAATTTACGATCAATAGGTAACCTTTCTGGTAAATGTCTTGGAATTAAAAACGTAACTTGAGGCTTCTCCCTTTTAGGCTGGTAATCTACCAATTCTAAATTGTGTAATTCTTGTAAATAGAAAGTCACACGATCTAAAGGAATACCATTTTGCATGGCGATTTCCTTTTCGTCTATACGCACAAAAGAATTATATAACTCACCTCCATACATTCTTAAAATACCTTTCATTAATAATTCATGGTGAGGCTGACGAATTAGGTAATCGTATAAATCGTCTGGAGTAGTTTTAATATTCAGGGTTGGATCATGAAATACACTTTCGTTGAATAACAAAATGCCATGTTCCTCCAATCGTTTCAATCCGTAATAAGTTTCTTGAGGGGGAAGTTCATATTTCTGAATATAGGGTTTGAGGTAAAAATCGAATGAACTCATTTCTCCACTACCTACCGCTAAACGGAAGTGATTTCCCAAGCATTGATATATTTTCTTTAGTACTTTTACATCAGGATGACGTTGTTCTACCCACTCTAATAACTTCTGTCTTGTATCCTCCTTTATCAAAAGAACAGCATACGACTTTTCTCCATCTCTACCTCCTCTTCCGGCTTCTTGATAATAGGCCTCAATACTTTCTGGTGCACCGATATTGATGACCGATCGCACATCAGGTTTATCTATACCCATACCGAAAGCATTCGTCGCCACTATTACTCGAATATGGTTCTTCACCCAAGCATCTTGACGCTTACTTCTTTGTTCAGGGACTAAACCTCCATGATAATAATCGGCATTGATGTTATAACTCAACAAAAGACTTGCAATATCTTTGGTCATTTTTCGAGTTCTCGCATACACAATGCTACTCCCTTCTACTGAATTTAGAATTTTGAGCATTTTTTGGGTAGTATCTAACTCTTTGCTAACAGAAAACGAAAGATTAGGGCGTGCAAAACTTCCCTTAAACACATTGTGATTTTCTTTAAAAAGCAAAAGTTCCACAATCTCTTTTTGCGTTTCTTGGGTAGCTGTAGCTGTAACCGCAATAACAGGAGTGTCTGGAATGAGTTCTCTTAATTCACCTATTTTTAAATATTGAGGACGGAAATCATGTCCCCACTGAGAAATACAATGGGCTTCATCGACCACTAATAAACCCACAGCCATTCGTTTTAAACGCTCAATAAATAACTTAGTGCGAATTCGTTCTGGTGATACATATAAGAATTTAACTTTCCCTTGAACGGTATTCTCTAATAATGTATCCATCTCTTTGATAGATAATCCAGAGTAAAGAGCTTTGGCAGGAATTCCTCTTTCATTTAATTGATGCACTTGGTCTTTCATCAAAGAAATTAGAGGTGTAATGACAATACACACTCCTTTTCTCGCAATACCTGGTACTTGGAAGCAAATTGATTTCCCTCCCCCAGTCGGCAATAAAGCAAGAGTGTCATTCCCTTTAAAAACACTACTAATGATATTTTCTTGAAGAGGTCGAAAGTTATCGTAACCCCAAAATTTTTTAAGTATTTGTTGAAAGCCCGCGTTCATGAACCATTAATTGACAATTATTTTATCATAAATCAAATATCAACAATTAATTTTTACAAATTGTATCTTATTTTTGCAAAAGCTGAGAAAAATATTGTTTTCTCTCGGTTTAAGTAAAATTAAAGAGAAATCCTCTTTAAACTAAACATATACATTAGCAACAACAATGGAAAATACTATTGCAAAAAAGGTCGCTTCTTTGTTATTAGAGATCAATGCTATTAAGATCCGTCCAAACGATCCTTTCACTTGGGCTTCAGGATGGAAATCACCAATTTATTGCGACAACAGACTTTCTCTGTCACACCCTCACGCAAGAACGTACATCAAACATGCATTAAGTTCTAAAATTCAAGAGCAGTTCGCAGATGTAGAAGCTATTGTTGGTGTTGCTACAGCGGGTATCCCTCAGGGGGCATTAATTGCAGATGCTTTGGGTATTCCTTTCGCATATGTTCGTTCTAAGCCAAAAGGACATGGTATGACAAACATGATCGAAGGTGAATTAAAAGCAGGTGCTAAAGTAGTGGTTATCGAAGATTTAATTTCTACTGGAGGTTCATCGCTTAAAGCTGCGGCGGCTTTGAAAGAAGCAGGTATCGAAGTTTTAGGTATGGCTGCTATCTTCACTTATGGATTTGATTTATCGGTAAATAACTTCAAAGAAGCTGGTATTCCTCTAGTGACTTTATCGAATTACGATGCGATGTTGGAATTGGCTTTAGAGCAAGATTACATCAAAGCGGAGGATATCGATTCATTGAAGTCTTGGAGAGTTGCTCCTTCAGAATGGAATCAATAAAATTATAATAGACTGTTAATTAAAGATTTACTCTTTTATCTACAGTAACAAAAAGAAGATATCTCATATATCTATTTTTCTCGTATCAATAACCCAGGAATTTATCCTTGGGCTTTTGATACGAGGTTTAAGAAGTTATGAGACAGTCACTTCTCTCATTCTGCTCCTATTCATCTTACATAACACTCTTAATACTTACAAACAAGCGGAACAAACAAACTGTGTTTCAAGTTATTTCCTTACAATGTATTATGAACTAGCATTTGGTATTGTTTCCTCACAAGAAAAGAAACTTACGCCAGTTGAAATCGACCAACTATTGGCTAAAGGGTATTTTAGACATTCCCTAAATATGGCTACTTACGAAATGATGTACTTTGATGACAAGATGCAAGGAGTACTTCCGTTACGTTGTCGCCTAGAAAATAATATGCTTTCGAAATCTCATCGAAAGAAAATTAGGCAAACAAGAAACAAATTTGAAGTAGTTATTGAGCCCCTAAATATTACGGAGGATCATAAAACATTATTCACAGAATATAGAAAAAAACGTTTTGACGAAGAGGATAAATCTCTCTTACACTACTTTGGAGTAGATTCTGACAAAGATATTGGTCTAATCCCATACAACACTTGGCAAATAAACTTTTACGCGAATGGTCAATTAGCTGCCGCAAGCTTTTTTGATGTTGGAGAGAAATCTTTATCCAGTCTCATGGCAATTTATCATGAGGACTTTAAAAATGCCGGACTTGGCTTTATATCCATGCTTTTCGAAATAGAGTGGTCTTTAGAACATAACATGGATTTCTATTATCCTGGTTACACTCTCGATATGCCGTCATGCTTCGATTACAAACTTAGATTACCGAACGTGGAGTTTTATAATTGGAAGGACGAATGGTTAAAGTGGGAAAAGATTAACTTTAAAACTACAAAAAGATACAGAACCTTACATTCTATAAAAGCTATAATTGAGCAAGTTAATGACATATGTATAGTTAAAGGTCAAGTTGCCGAAGAGCAAAACTTTTTCTCTAGTATGTGGCATGATATGTTTGATTATACTCAAGCAGTAGAAGCCCCTATTTATGCGTCTTTTCCGATAGGTCAATATCATCAGATGGTCATTATTTATTTACCTGATGAAGATATATTTTTGGTAAAACCTCATTTATTTAATTTTGAATCAAGTTTACCACCATATATTAAAACTGATAGCCCCGAAGATATCGCTTTATTTATTGGTGCTTATTTTGCCCACCTCCAACTTATAGATGTTCGCTTAACTAGTGCATTAGACAATTTTAGAAGCTTAATTACAGATTCAAACATAGAATTTGATATTGTAGAGACTTTAGGAAATGTAGGTAGACATCCTAACTATAAATGGATATCCTTAAGAAAAGATGAAGATCAATGGATGGTTATGCCATTATGGGATGAAAGCAAAAAAACATACCTTTTCCACCCAATGGTGTTTAAACGTGACCAAAATAGATGGGTATCTCCTTTTGGATTGTGTTCTGATGCCATCGCCATATTAAAAATCTCTGACTATATTTGTTCAAAAGAAAGCAATTGGCATGATTTATTGTCAGAAAATGATTGAAACTGATCATTAATAATGAGTATTCAAGATAACTACAGTTTTTTAGAACATATAGCAGACACCACTGAAGTAAACAATATTAGTTTTGATAATTGGCAGCAGCTCAATTCTTCTACGATTATAAGTATGGCTAGAAAATTTCTAATTGAGAAAAATATTCCAGTTAGAAAAATACCCTTAAAAACAATTTATGCCTTCATTACAGACAGTGGTTTAGAAAGTCTCCCTAAGCAACAGCAAAGGTGGGCCATTCTATTTTCAAACGCTGTCACCTACAGAAACCCTTGTAAACAGCATCTTACGTTAGTAAAAATACTAAGGGATGCCTCCTTAGAAGAAATCGAAATCCTTCACTACCTCAAAAAAATATCTTTCATAGAATATGAAACCTCTCGTATTTGGATCAAAATAAAAGGTATTGAACAATGGGCTATAGAAAAACTAGACTGTTCCAGTATAGATATAGAAATCATCCTAGAAAACCTCATGATGAAACGCCTCATAGAAATCTCTAACTCAGGAGAGGAAATGAGGATTGCACCACTTGGAATGCATTTTATATTGGAATGTGAGAAGCCGTTTGGGCTTAGTTAGATAGTGTTTGCAAAGACTTCATTTTTGGACCCATTGATACTATAAAAAATTATTACATTAAATAAAGTAAGAGGTAAAAAGTAAGAAGTAAATATCGACCTTACCTCTTACCTCTTACCTCTTACCTCTTACCTCAACTTAATTTTCAAAGGAAAGAAATCCAACAAGCTTCATAAATACCTCAAACAACATTAAATATCCCCCAACTGCGGTCGAACAATAATGTCTTCTACACAAGCACTGTTAGATAAATTGTAAGCTGAGTAAACAAGGTCAGCGATGTCTAGGGATTTCATAAAACGGTCTTCTGGTAAGTCTACCCCTGCCCAACTAGCAGTAAACGTTGCTCCTGGCATTACAGAAGTCACTTTGATATTATGAGGTTTCATTTCTTCTCTTAAACATTTTGAAAAGCCTAACATGGCATGTTTTGAGATAGCATAAGAACCACCATTAGTATAAGCCATGAAAGAGGCGACAGAAGCGATATTGAAAATATGTCCTTTTTTGTTTTCCATCATTTGATGTACAAAACCTCTTGTGATGTAGTAGGTTGAATACATATTGGTTTGCATCATCATTTCGAAGGCTCCCTCTTCTTCTTCGTAGATAGCACCAGGAACAAATACTCCGGCATTATTTACTAAAATATCAATTGGTTTTTGAAGTGATTTTACTTCTTCTATAAATTTCTGACACTCTTCTTTCTTAGACACATCTGCTTGAAAAATATGGATTTCAGCATATTGCGATAATTGATCTTTTAATTCTTGTAGTGATTCTAAGTTTCTAGCACATACTGCTACGTCTACTCCATCTTTAGCAAATTTTTCTACAATTGCTCTTCCGATTCCTTTTGAACCTCCAGTTACTACGATCATGATTTTATTTAATAAGCGCTAATAAAACGAATTATTGTTTGATATCAACTAATATTTTGAAAACAATTTTCTAATTTTGTATTGTATCAAACAAACGGTTAACCTTTTGATTTGAAACAATTTAAATATTACCTAATTATCAATCGAACTAATCTATGAAACATCTATTATCAATCATACTATTCTGCCTATTTTCTCAGATTGTAGTAGGACAAAATAATATACATGTCTCATCAAATGTTCTTCAGGAGAACAACGTAAAGTCATCAATGTTTTCAGGTCAACTGAAAAATAAGATCAAAAAACTATTTTCAAATCAAGAATTAGAAACTGAGGTAGTCGCATCTTCAGACAAACAATTATTTGATTTGGTTGATCATTTCAATCAAAATCTATCTTATAATTCTGAAGACACCTTCAGAGCAATTCGTCTCATGGAGATAAATCATCAAAATCAAAGTACTATTGATGTGAAAACGGATGATGATAATCAATTAAATATGGGAATGATTTTCAACGTTTTGAGACAAAAAATATATTCGATGAAATAATCGGAACATTAACAATCATTACCTACCTCTTTTACTTGAACCTATTTTAATGATGCCTAAATTTGCATTATCAACATAGGGTTAACGCTTACATCTAAAGCAAAATCTTAAAAAGAGAATGATTTATTTTAAACGATGGTCAAGAAAAGGGTATTCAATTTTTAACACCTTGAAAAAGGTGGTAAAAATCTGTGTCGTTAAAAAAACGGTACAACTCACTCCTTGTGTCATCGAAAATCATCCAAGAATAATGTTCATCGGACTTCAAAAAGACGATGATGACCCTTTGATTGACTAACTTTCTACATTCCTTTTTTATTAGTAGACTGTCTCCTTTATTCCTCAAAGTGAGACCTACTCATTTTATTTATTTCACATATTTTTTTCGGATATCCTATCCACAATTATGAAAACATTTTTACAGTTTCACTGTTCATTCATTTTCGTACTTTTGAGTCTTGTGGGCTACGCACAAGAATCAGATTCTACTAAATTATCAGAATATTATCTAGACGAGGTTACCATTAATTCGGGTCGTGTACCTCAAACATTTTCTGAACAAGCAAGAATAGTTACTTACATTCCTCAAGAAGAACTACAGGCGATGCCTGCTCAAAGTTTTGATCAAGTTTTAGGGTATGTTGCAGGTGTTGACATGCGTTCTAGGGGCCCTATGGGGGTTCAAGGAGATGTAAGTATTCGTGGTGGTTCATTTGATCAGTCGTTAATTCTTTTGAACGGAATCAATATGAACAACCCACAAACGGGTCACTTAAATTTATTCCTTCCTGTAGATCTTGAAGCCGCTTATGCTGTTGAAGTTTTAGAAGGTCCTGCTTCTAGAGTCTTTGGTGCTAACGCTTTTACCGGAGCGATTAATGTACAAACCAAACCACTTGATAAAAATAATATCTATGCACATGTAATGGCAGGTGAATATGGCTTACAAAAATATACCGGTAGAGTTAACCTTACTTCGGGTAAAACAAGACACCTTATTACTGGTTCATACAAGAAAAGTGATGGATACATCGATAATACAGACTTTGAAGATGTTACTTTCTATTACCACGGTAGCTACGATGTAAAGCAGGGTACTTTTGACTTAACTGCTGGTATATCTGATAAAGGATTTGGAGCTAATTCATTTTACACTCCGTTATACCCTAATCAGTACGAAAGAAATAAATTATATCATGGCTCTTTAAGATTTACGAATAATGGTAAAATTAAAGTAAGCCCAACAGTATATTGGAATAGAACCTACGATAGATTTGAATTGTATAGAGATAATCCTGCAAGTTGGTATACGAACCATAACTACCATCAAATGGATGCCATGGGCTTTAATCTGAATACCATCATCCCATCTAAATTTGGTAAAACTTCTATTGGTTTTGATGCCCGTTACGAAGGTATCTTAAGTAATGTATTGGGTGAAGATCTTGATGACCCCGTTTCTATTGATGGTGTAGATAATACTGCATATACAAAAGGGAAAGATCGTTTTAACTACTCTTTATTTCTTGAGCATAATGTTGTTTGGAAAAAATTTACAGCTTCTGCTGGTTTAATGTTTAACTACAATACTCAGTTAGCAGAATCTAGCGATGGATTTGATGTCTTCCCTGGTTTAGATATCTCTTATGCGTTAAATGAATCAGTTAGATTATTTGGTACAGCAAACACTGCAATGCGTATCCCAACCTATACTGATTTATATTATCAAGGTCCTACTAATATTGGTAACCCTGATCTAAAAGAAGAAAGAGCAACTACCTATGAAGCGGGTGCTAAATTAGACCGTAAATGGATTCATGCAAGTGCTTCTTACTTCATTAGATATGGTAAAAATATTATTGATTGGGTGAAATACCCTTCTGAAGATAAATGGCAAGCTCAAAACTTGACAGAATTAAATACACAAGGTATTACTTTAAATACTGTATTTAATTTCGAGCAAGTATTGGGCAAACAATCAACGTTAAAATCAGTTACTGTTAATTACTTAGGATTGAAAGTGGATAAGTCTGCTGCCGATTCATTGGTGTCTAATTATGCTTTAGACCATCTTAACCATAAAGTGACTGTAGGTATCAAACATAAAGTATTCTTAGATAATCTGATTGCCGATTGGAAATTAGTATACCAAGATAGAAATGGTAGTTATACTGCTTACGATGCAGATTTCAACCCATCAGAAACAGAATACAAACCATTTACTACTGTAGATTTAAGATTAAGTTATCAGTACAAAATGATGTATTTCTATACAGAAGCATCAAATATCTTCAACCAAGAATATTATGATTTTGGAAATATTCCTCAACCTGGAAGATGGTTTAGAGCTGGTATTAAAATGAATCTAGATTTATAAAAACAAAAATCACCTCTTTGTCATTAACAAAGAGGTGATCTATTTAACTCTCTTAATATCTTATTATCTACTAAGCGCATTCATCTAACTTATAATAAATCAAACGCTTACGAAAATATTTTGTTTCAACTCAAACATTTAAAAAATCTTAAATTGTTTGATATCGAATTAACACATCAGGTGATATCTTTCATTTAGGTATTAGAAATACATAAAAAAGCCCTACTAAAAAATTAGTAAGGCTTCCTTAATTTTATATCAAAATGATTAATCTTCGATAGATTGAATCACTCTTAATTGATCTTTCAACTTCTTCAACTCCGCTTTAGAAGCTTCGATTTTCTCGTTATACTCTGATAATAATTTATCAGCAGTTTTAGAGTTAGCGAAGAAAGCCAAGTTGTTTTGCCAAAGTGCAATATCGTCTTCATGAGTTTTAATCTTGTTTCTGATATTTTGCTCTTGGTTTCTGAACTTTCTACCACCTGAAGGAATCTTGTTAAAGATACCTGCTAAAGCTTGAAGTTTACCTTTCTCGTCTAATTCTTCTGCAGTGGCTACAAATGCTTCAACAGCTGCTACGAATTTATCAACGATAGCATCTTTCTCTTTTCTTGGAACAAATCCGATAGCAAAGAATGCTTCAGTTTTCTCATCAAGAAGAGTTTGATCGAATTTCGTCTTATCCTCAGTTAGTTTATTTAACTCAAGAATAATTTCTTCCTTCTTGTTAAGATTCTCAGCATATTCTTTGTTCTCTTCGTTTCTCTTGTTTCTCTTTCTTTCGAAGAAAGCATCACAAGCTGCTTTGAACTCAGCATATACAGAATCTCTGAATTTCTCTGGAACTGGACCGATGGACTTCCACTCTTTTTGTAAAGCGATTAAAGCGTCAGCTGTTGCATTCCAATCAGAACTTTCTTTTAGCTTTTCTGCTTTTGCTACTAGAACTTTCTTCTTCTCTAAGTTTTCAGCTCTTTGTGCTTCTAATACTTCGAAGAATTTGTTTTTGTTAGCGAAGAATTGCTTAAAGTTTGCCCAGAATTGTTTGTTGATTCCTGAAGCTACTTCTCTTGGAACAGGACCAATTGCTTCCCACTCCTTTTGAACAGCTAACAAACTTTTTGTTTCCTCATTCCACTCTTTGATTCTATCTGTATCAAAAGTTGAGAATGGCTCCACTTTAAGACATAATGCTTGCTTAAGTTTCATGTTTTGATCCAACACTTGCTTAAACTCTTCTGCATATTGTCTTTTCTTTTCGTAGATCTTATCCGAAATCTCTTTGAAAGCGTTCCAGATAGAGTCTCTATCGTCTTTAGGAACTGGACCGATTGATCTAAATTCCTCGTGCAAGTTGTTTAATAATACAACTGCTTCTGAAATGTTCTCCACTTCTAAAAGTTTCTCAGCTCTTTCGATAAGTGCTTTTTTCGCTTTTAGATTGTGTTGTCTGTCCAATTCTTTTAATTCAAACTCAATAGACATTTGGTCGTAGAAACGATCCAATAATGCACCATAAGTTTTGTATATTTCATCAGCATATTGCTGTGGAACTGCGCCAGTTGCTTTCCAATCTTTCTGAAGATCTTTCACTTTTGACATCACACCTTTATCGTCAGTGCTTTCAATAAGTTCTTTTACCTGATTGATGATGGCTCTTTTCTTCTTCAGGTTATCTTCTCTCATTTTCTGCATTTGCTCGAAATGCTGACGTCTTGCATTCTTGATAGCATAAAAAGCATCGTTGAATGATTTGATATCTGCATTATGGTATTCGAAACCGTCTGTGTTACCATTCGCTTCTAAATACTCTGCCTTTGCAGCTGCTTCCTCCTCTTTTACGATTGGATCAAAAGCTTCTTTGATTTTCTTAGAAATCTTTTCTGCTTTTACGACATCAGAAGAGTTCACAATCTTCTTGATCTCGTCTAATAATTCTTGTTTTCCGAATCCAGTAAAGTCTTTGTCTTCCTGTAATTCTTCTTCCACTGAAGTGGCTTCATCATCACCGAAGTCTGCTACATCCTCCATGTCTGCTACATCCTCGATCTGTGAAGTTGTTTCCTCTGTCAAATTTTGCTCGTTTAACTCATTTGATTGAGTTTCGTCTTGTGGTGTTCCCATCTTAAAAAACGATTTAAAGTGCGTCAAAAATGTTACTACTACCCATTTCGAAAAAAATGAAATGGCCCTAGGCATGACTTTTCACAAAGTCATTTAAGTCATGAGCAAAAATAGTCTTATTTTCTTATCATTAATAACTAAACTAAGGTTTTGGGCTATTTTTAGTTCTTTTTTTTTCATCTTTGTAATCAGTTTTTATTTTTCAATGATTATTAACGACTTTTGTTAATAATTCTTTTTGACAAACAGCTATTTTTTGATGGAGAAAAGACAAGTTCAATATCAATATGATGAAAACCATTTAGTAAATTCATCTCGTAACTTTTACAATATAGATAACCTTCGTACAGAGGAGATGGTCCTTAATATAGGCCCGCATCACCCTGCTACGCATGGTGTATTAAGAGTAGAAGTATTAACCGATGGTGAATATGTAGTAGATCTTACTCCTCATTTAGGCTATTTGCACAGATGTTTCGAAAAACATGCTGAGAATTTAAGTTTTCAGCAAATCATTCCTTACATCGATAGAATGGATTATGTAGCTTCTATGAACTCTGAGCATATTTATGCAATGGGTGTAGA includes the following:
- a CDS encoding SDR family oxidoreductase: MIVVTGGSKGIGRAIVEKFAKDGVDVAVCARNLESLQELKDQLSQYAEIHIFQADVSKKEECQKFIEEVKSLQKPIDILVNNAGVFVPGAIYEEEEGAFEMMMQTNMYSTYYITRGFVHQMMENKKGHIFNIASVASFMAYTNGGSYAISKHAMLGFSKCLREEMKPHNIKVTSVMPGATFTASWAGVDLPEDRFMKSLDIADLVYSAYNLSNSACVEDIIVRPQLGDI
- a CDS encoding TonB-dependent receptor plug domain-containing protein; amino-acid sequence: MKTFLQFHCSFIFVLLSLVGYAQESDSTKLSEYYLDEVTINSGRVPQTFSEQARIVTYIPQEELQAMPAQSFDQVLGYVAGVDMRSRGPMGVQGDVSIRGGSFDQSLILLNGINMNNPQTGHLNLFLPVDLEAAYAVEVLEGPASRVFGANAFTGAINVQTKPLDKNNIYAHVMAGEYGLQKYTGRVNLTSGKTRHLITGSYKKSDGYIDNTDFEDVTFYYHGSYDVKQGTFDLTAGISDKGFGANSFYTPLYPNQYERNKLYHGSLRFTNNGKIKVSPTVYWNRTYDRFELYRDNPASWYTNHNYHQMDAMGFNLNTIIPSKFGKTSIGFDARYEGILSNVLGEDLDDPVSIDGVDNTAYTKGKDRFNYSLFLEHNVVWKKFTASAGLMFNYNTQLAESSDGFDVFPGLDISYALNESVRLFGTANTAMRIPTYTDLYYQGPTNIGNPDLKEERATTYEAGAKLDRKWIHASASYFIRYGKNIIDWVKYPSEDKWQAQNLTELNTQGITLNTVFNFEQVLGKQSTLKSVTVNYLGLKVDKSAADSLVSNYALDHLNHKVTVGIKHKVFLDNLIADWKLVYQDRNGSYTAYDADFNPSETEYKPFTTVDLRLSYQYKMMYFYTEASNIFNQEYYDFGNIPQPGRWFRAGIKMNLDL
- the pyrE gene encoding orotate phosphoribosyltransferase — protein: MENTIAKKVASLLLEINAIKIRPNDPFTWASGWKSPIYCDNRLSLSHPHARTYIKHALSSKIQEQFADVEAIVGVATAGIPQGALIADALGIPFAYVRSKPKGHGMTNMIEGELKAGAKVVVIEDLISTGGSSLKAAAALKEAGIEVLGMAAIFTYGFDLSVNNFKEAGIPLVTLSNYDAMLELALEQDYIKAEDIDSLKSWRVAPSEWNQ
- a CDS encoding RecQ family ATP-dependent DNA helicase; protein product: MNAGFQQILKKFWGYDNFRPLQENIISSVFKGNDTLALLPTGGGKSICFQVPGIARKGVCIVITPLISLMKDQVHQLNERGIPAKALYSGLSIKEMDTLLENTVQGKVKFLYVSPERIRTKLFIERLKRMAVGLLVVDEAHCISQWGHDFRPQYLKIGELRELIPDTPVIAVTATATQETQKEIVELLLFKENHNVFKGSFARPNLSFSVSKELDTTQKMLKILNSVEGSSIVYARTRKMTKDIASLLLSYNINADYYHGGLVPEQRSKRQDAWVKNHIRVIVATNAFGMGIDKPDVRSVINIGAPESIEAYYQEAGRGGRDGEKSYAVLLIKEDTRQKLLEWVEQRHPDVKVLKKIYQCLGNHFRLAVGSGEMSSFDFYLKPYIQKYELPPQETYYGLKRLEEHGILLFNESVFHDPTLNIKTTPDDLYDYLIRQPHHELLMKGILRMYGGELYNSFVRIDEKEIAMQNGIPLDRVTFYLQELHNLELVDYQPKREKPQVTFLIPRHLPERLPIDRKLLAFRKQQDYKRAKSMIHFIQNKTRCRSIMLREYFGDFDGENCGVCDVCIEQKKKKSYQEVPDNYKAEILKVLKDQPMSVHELESEVAPINLDYFGKTLSRLFDEKTLHWNEEKKVAIA
- a CDS encoding GNAT family protein; the encoded protein is MYYELAFGIVSSQEKKLTPVEIDQLLAKGYFRHSLNMATYEMMYFDDKMQGVLPLRCRLENNMLSKSHRKKIRQTRNKFEVVIEPLNITEDHKTLFTEYRKKRFDEEDKSLLHYFGVDSDKDIGLIPYNTWQINFYANGQLAAASFFDVGEKSLSSLMAIYHEDFKNAGLGFISMLFEIEWSLEHNMDFYYPGYTLDMPSCFDYKLRLPNVEFYNWKDEWLKWEKINFKTTKRYRTLHSIKAIIEQVNDICIVKGQVAEEQNFFSSMWHDMFDYTQAVEAPIYASFPIGQYHQMVIIYLPDEDIFLVKPHLFNFESSLPPYIKTDSPEDIALFIGAYFAHLQLIDVRLTSALDNFRSLITDSNIEFDIVETLGNVGRHPNYKWISLRKDEDQWMVMPLWDESKKTYLFHPMVFKRDQNRWVSPFGLCSDAIAILKISDYICSKESNWHDLLSEND
- a CDS encoding DUF349 domain-containing protein; protein product: MGTPQDETQSNELNEQNLTEETTSQIEDVADMEDVADFGDDEATSVEEELQEDKDFTGFGKQELLDEIKKIVNSSDVVKAEKISKKIKEAFDPIVKEEEAAAKAEYLEANGNTDGFEYHNADIKSFNDAFYAIKNARRQHFEQMQKMREDNLKKKRAIINQVKELIESTDDKGVMSKVKDLQKDWKATGAVPQQYADEIYKTYGALLDRFYDQMSIEFELKELDRQHNLKAKKALIERAEKLLEVENISEAVVLLNNLHEEFRSIGPVPKDDRDSIWNAFKEISDKIYEKKRQYAEEFKQVLDQNMKLKQALCLKVEPFSTFDTDRIKEWNEETKSLLAVQKEWEAIGPVPREVASGINKQFWANFKQFFANKNKFFEVLEAQRAENLEKKKVLVAKAEKLKESSDWNATADALIALQKEWKSIGPVPEKFRDSVYAEFKAACDAFFERKRNKRNEENKEYAENLNKKEEIILELNKLTEDKTKFDQTLLDEKTEAFFAIGFVPRKEKDAIVDKFVAAVEAFVATAEELDEKGKLQALAGIFNKIPSGGRKFRNQEQNIRNKIKTHEDDIALWQNNLAFFANSKTADKLLSEYNEKIEASKAELKKLKDQLRVIQSIED